From Vanrija pseudolonga chromosome 1, complete sequence, a single genomic window includes:
- the FES1 gene encoding Hsp70 nucleotide exchange factor FES1 produces the protein MADLNTLLRWAVENTPAPGEEAPAQDLGNGMTLKFKPAVPGQQASANAATLHTNDPQYPHSDLSPASTPGPATPANGAAPLPGSSNKISTEMLDLIMGKPDSLTMKEKMATASDTSLDVETRVEALDDFEMLVELIDNANNMAVLKLWEPLIALYDDKHPEVVRHALWITGTAVQNNLKAQAALFVHDAFPKIIDIIYPATREQATRAKAQYAMSSALKHWPLASAVLSAEGDKGYAVLRQGVADESAVLKRKFAFLLGTLVMQADETYEGEMPAEVRTLLEERAAAAGGKEENLVKALARTGVFASALAALAKGSDDLEYEENAVRALARAAATGGLTAEEKAQLKGIWEKWGAEGREERGFVGADGEEIAKDLA, from the exons ATGGCAGACCTCAACACACTACTCCGCTGGGCCGTTGAGAACACCCCGGCAccgggcgaggaggcgcccGCTCAGGACCTCGGCAACGGCATGACGCTCAAGTTCAAGCCCGCCGTGCCGGGCCAGCAGGCGTCGGCGAACGCAGCGACGCTGCACACCAACGACCCGCAGTACCCGCACTCGGACCTgtcgcccgcgtcgacgcccggcccagcgacgccggcgaacggcgccgcccccctgcctggcagcagcaacaagaTCTCGACCGAGATGCTCGACCTCATCATGGGCAAGCCCGACTCGCTGACCATGAAGGAGaagatggcgacggcgagcgacacgagcctcgacgtcgagacgcgtgtcgaggccctcgacgactttgagatgctcgtcgagctcatcgacaACGCGAACAACATGGCCGTCCTCAAGCTCTGGGAGCCGCTCATTGCGCTCTACGACGACAAGCACCCCGAGGTCGTGCGCCACGCGCTTTGGATCACGGGCACGGCAGTCCAGAACAACCTCAAGGCTCAGGCAGCT CTCTTCGTCCACGACGCCTTCCCCAAGATCATCGACATCATCTACCCCGCAACCCGCGAGcaggcgacgcgcgccaAGGCGCAGTACGCCATGTCGAGCGCGCTCAAGCACTGGCCGCTGGCGAGCGCCGTGCTCTCGGCAGAGGGGGACAAGGGCTACGCTGTCCTGCGGCAGGGCGTGGCGGACGAGTCCGCCGTCCTGAAGCGCAAGTttgccttcctcctcggcacgcttGTGATGCAGGCGGACGAGACGTACGAGGGCGAGATGCCCGCCGAGGTGCGCAcactgctcgaggagcgcgcagcggccgcgggcggcaaggaggagaacctcgtcaaggcgctcgcgcggacCGGCGTGTTCGCGTccgcgctggccgcgctcgcgaaGGGCTCCGACGACTTGGAGTACGAGGAGaacgcggtgcgcgcgctcgcccgcgccgctgcgacTGGAGGCCTgacggccgaggagaaggcgcaGCTTAAGGGTATCTGGGAGAAGTGGGGAgccgagggccgcgaggagcgcggatttgtcggcgcggacggcgaggagattGCGAAGGACTTGGCGTAA
- the rax2 gene encoding Polarized growth protein rax2: MPRNPPRRRLGAFAAAAAAALVTTPSALAASAAPSTAPNVDFGRMGSVGFGGAFAGLDWFTAQSAFASSSSSGGESAPHFATDGGTLLVHNPDGTISLLGNTNPGGSITALCYSNSPDNGTLYIGGTFSSFASTSSSNVVAYSLSSSKFSALGTGLTGPVNTLYCDDSNHEVWVGGSFTDPLASGTPGNVARWSTQSSAWSAVPFGGFNGLVRSIAPSPNGASLYFGGDFTTQYADNAGNTTNPLTQLISVPNAPVDTVTTGNSGFLTPYTIPTSASQYGGLRIDATPAAPGSDANVLLCPGTGSWQAQSGSTAVINILSNGYLRGQGVRVANDIAGGIGTTSFTLTTLPDNTVVPLIYTDPATGQNSTCSGSCPLSTNSSVHAQDYLFADGSRELTGLQFTLDGYQGSQAALDYIQLLSDGAYASAVASDNTGLCGESKSGVQSVGAWQDQNAPTAIPGTTTGYTVAEVPTNAVTETSLTLYTWVGSTGYYDMFLVVPGCAQLGDCASRTTVDVTIFPQEGVPYTTTVDQNVQDDSLIRIYSGLVNASTAAFSPTVTVALPANPAPIAGDHYVVVANGVSMTLTGLQTAPVPSASGATTTGAPGQTGVSGGVSGAPGATGTGATGVTTGADGSITPLGPSGTATGTASGTLISGSATATSASPSTTSGVPVLLPNTTREAFGVFEWVRTTNLKATSLLPNNTETALTKLAFSLDAARNASGGTHFSVASVLPVNNTAFVSGSFSASNYSNVVGVDTSSGAPVGLANGGLNGAVNTAAVVSGSIYFGGNFTGTQSSTSGLSHIARYDPVAKAWDSVAGGVDGPVTQLLGVPGGLVVVGPFNHVVFSNGSSFATGGFAVYNATTSQWNTGGILYGNGTAIGSSGPQTFVAGQFVGASSNSVGGVASLVTNKDGTASIESLNGVSFSNAGSAPPPPAPPTRRSITGWLAHVARSNAHLAARATAVPIPPRPALAPATLTGAFYTNSSASGKPDITILGGNFTQGSGPTEVSGVAFQTNNGPLTGPNPPVSGIVRALNVVKDTLWVGGSDISANGLGGGLLRYDLATGQWLNSGLAALTAAGGSNITINQIKTRTNTDTVVVAGNFANAGSDSCAAVCFYTGGRWDRLGTGLSSGEVTSIDFGDNQYGTLVAGGSFVVGSDNVYAATYTFANQSWTPLPGLPGPVNSIVFNDRNVSNIFATGYNAGDRTPYLQRWDGHSWSNQNSSALLDGTVIQNLAFVPVKQAHAAAGAIENNRMLMASGDVFLANTGNVSSALFDGASWHPYLVGSTAAGTLGAASSLFWSHSSIDFSLAKYLARGIVVLVAMAIATGLILLLILLILLVAYCLRRRERNQQPSEVYDKDGSDVSSTHQFMLNSVQTALERSLIPGAQHPSQPERAHVSEFGAGPSTLAGAGAVAGATGLAAGAAATHSATHLTPTPTYGSRPESDQSHYVDAEQGPEYLHEPGSLEGSDEGRETIMRYDFFGPELQTGELPMRTGQRIIILDDEQSDEWWYARDPATGQEGVVPATYVL; this comes from the exons ATGCCTCGCAATCCTCCACGACGTCGTCTGGGCGCCTTTGCGgcagctgccgctgcggcgctcgTGACGACGCCTTCCGCCTTGGCAGCATCGGCTGCACCTTCCACTGCACCCAATGTTGACTTTGGTCGCATGGGCTCTGTCGGTTTTGGTGGCGCGTTTGCTGGCCTCGACTGGTTCACCGCACAGTCCGCGTTCGCTTCTTCGTCatccagcggcggcgagtcaGCACCCCATTTTGCAACAGATGGCGGTACACTGCTGGTGCATAACCCAGACGGCACGATCAGCCTACTCGGTAACACCAACCCCGGGGGAAGCATAACGGCGCTATGCTACTCCAACTCGCCAGACAACGGGACGCTGTACATTGGCGGCACATTCTCCTCCTTCGCATCAACATCTTCATCCAACGTTGTTGCGTACTCCTTATCCTCGTCCAAATTCTCAGCATTGGGGACAGGTTTGACAGGGCCTGTAAACACGCTCTACTGCGACGACTCCAACCACgaggtgtgggtgggtggatcCTTCACAGATCCCCTTGCCAGCGGCACGCCAGGAAACGTCGCAAGGTGGTCTACGCAATcctcggcgtggtcggcAGTGCCCTTCGGTGGGTTCAACGGTCTCGTCCGCTCGATTGCACCAAGTCCAAACGGCGCCAGCCTGTACTTTGGTGGTGACTTTACCACGCAGTACGCGGACAACGCCGGGAACACAACAAACCCCCTCACCCAGCTCATCTCCGTCCCGAATGCTCCTGTCGACACCGTCACGACTGGCAACTCGGGCTTCCTCACCCCCTACACCATCcccacgtcggcgtcacAATACGGCGGATTAAGAATCGACGCGACCCCCGCGGCGCCCGGCAGCGACGCCAATGTTCTTCTTTGCCCAGGCACTGGGTCCTGGCAGGCGCAGAGCGGAAGCACAGCAGTCATCAACATCCTCAGCAACGGCTATTTGAGAGGCCAGGGTGTCCGTGTTGCCAACGACattgccggcggcatcggtACCACCTCGTTTACCCTCACAACTCTGCCCGACAATACTGTGGTCCCTCTGATCTACACTGACCCAGCAACTGGTCAAAACAGCACATGCTCGGGCAGCTGCCCCCTGTCGACCAACTCGAGCGTCCACGCCCAAGACTACCTTTTCGCGGACGGTTCAAGAGAGCTCACCGGCCTGCAGTTCACCTTGGACGGCTACCAGGGATCACAAGCTGCCCTCGACTACATCCAGCTGCTCTCTGACGGTGCTTACGCATCAGCCGTCGCGTCGGACAACACTGGCCTCTGCGGTGAATCAAAGTCTGGCGTCCAGTCGGTCGGAGCGTGGCAGGACCAAAATGCCCCTACGGCGATCCCAGGCACGACGACTGGGTACACCGTCGCAGAGGTCCCTACAAACGCTGTTACGGAAACCAGTCTGACGCTCTACACCTGGGTCGGTTCAACGGGTTACTACGACATGTTCCTGGTCGTTCCGGGATGTGCCCAGCTTGGTGACTGTGCAAGCCGAACCACTGTGGATGTCACCATCTTCCCTCAGGAGGGTGTGCCGTACACCACGACCGTCGACCAGAATGTGCAGGACGACTCGCTGATTCGCATCTACTCGGGCCTCGTCAATGCGTCGACCGCCGCTTTCAGCCCTACCGTCACTGTCGCTCTGCCAGCAAACCCCGCGCCGATCGCCGGTGACCACTATGTGGTGGTTGCCAACGGTGTGTCCATGACCCTTACTGGCCTCCAGACAGCGCCTGTTCCATCCGCGTCTGGTGCGACCACAACTGGCGCCCCTGGCCAGACGGGCGTGTCCggtggtgtgagcggcgcCCCTGGTGCCACGGGGACTGGGGCAACTGGCGTAACGACAGGGGCGGACGGGTCGATTACCCCTTTGGGCCCGTCCGGTACCGCGACcggcacggcgagcggcacTCTGATTTCGGGTTccgccacggccacctcAGCCTCCCCTTCTACCACCTCTGGAGTTCCGGTTCTCCTTCCCAACACGACGCGCGAAGCATTCGGTGTGTTCGAGTGGGTCAGGACAACCAACCTCAAGGCCACCTCCCTTCTCCCCAACAACACCGAGACGGCCCTGACGAAGCTGGCATTCTCTCTGGATGCGGCTCGCAACGCTTCTGGCGGCACTCATTTCTCCGTCGCCTCGGTCCTGCCAGTGAACAACACGGCATTCGTTAGCGGCTCGTTCAGTGCCTCCAACTACTCGAacgtcgttggcgtcgacaCTTCCTCCGGCGCGCCTGTTGGCCTCGCCAACGGGGGACTCAATGGCGCTGTCAACACGGCCGCCGTTGTCAGCGGCTCCATCTACTTTGGCGGCAACTTTACCGGTACCCAGTCTAGCACTTCGGGCCTGAGCCACATTGCTCGCTACGACCCCGTGGCCAAGGCCTGGGACAGCGTTGCTGGCGGAGTCGACGGTCCTGTCACTcagcttctcggcgtcccAGGCGGCTTGGTCGTTGTTGGCCCCTTCAACCATGTCGTGTTCTCCAACGGCTCGTCGTTCGCGACGGGCGGTTTTGCCGTCTACAACGCCACCACTTCGCAGTGGAACACAGGTGGTATCCTCTACGGCAACGGTACGGCAATTGGTTCTTCAGGTCCGCAGACCTTTGTTGCCGGTCAGTTTGTTGGCGCGTCCAGCAACtctgtcggcggcgttgctTCGCTCGTCACAAACAAGGACGGCACAGCTTCTATTGAAAGCCTCAACGGCGTCTCTTTCTCAAACGCTGGTTcggctccccctccccctgctCCCCCGACTCGTCGATCCATTACCGGCTGGCTCGCTCACGTCGCCCGTTCAAACGCCCACCTCGCGGCTCGTGCTACCGCGGTGCCTATTCCACCCAGGCCTGCGCTTGCTCCGGCGACTCTCACCGGCGCCTTCTACACCaactcgtcggcgtctggcAAGCCCGACATCACCATTCTTGGTGGCAACTTCACCCAGGGCTCTGGACCTACTGAAGTCTCGGGTGTTGCTTTCCAGACCAACAACGGGCCTCTGACGGGACCGAACCCCCCTGTTTCTGGCATTGTGCGTGCGCTCAATGTGGTAAAGGACACTCTCTGGGTCGGCGGTAGCGACATAAGCGCCAACGGTCTCGGTGGCGGCCTGCTGCGGTACGATCTTGCCACAGGCCAATGGCTCAACAGCGGCCTGGCTGCCctcactgccgccggtggTTCAAACATCACGATCAACCAGATCAAGACCCGGACAAACACGGACACGGTTGTGGTCGCGGGCAACTTTGCCAACGCGGGCTCCGActcgtgcgccgccgtcTGCTTCTACACAGGGGGGCGCTGGGACCGACTTGGCACTGGCCTGTCTTCAGGTGAAGTCACCTCGATCGACTTTGGAGACAATCAGTACGGCACCCTTGTTGCAGGAGGCTcgttcgtcgtcggctcggaCAACGTCTACGCCGCCACCTACACCTTTGCCAACCAGTCGTGGACTCCCCTCCCTGGTCTCCCCGGCCCTGTCAACTCGATCGTGTTCAACGACCGCAATGTCTCCAACATTTTCGCGACCGGCTACAATGCTGGGGACCGCACTCCTTACCTTCAGCGCTGGGACGGCCACTCGTGGAGCAACCAGAACTCGTCGGCGTTGCTGGACGGCACGGTGATTCAGAACCTCGCGTTCGTGCCTGTCAAGCAGGCCCATGCTGCGGCCGGTGCTATTGAGAACAATCGCATGCTCATGGCTTCGGGCGATGTTTTCCTCGCCAACACTGGTAACGTGTCGTCGGCCCTCTTCGACGGTGCTTCGTGGCACCCGTACCTTGTCGGCTCGACCGCTGCCGgcaccctcggcgcggcTTCTTCTCTCTTCTGGTCGCACTCGTCGATCGACTTTTCGCTCGCCAAGTACCTCGCCCGTGGcattgtcgtcctcgtggCCATGGCGATTGCGACTGGCCTTATCCTTCTGCTCATTCTTCTCATCCTTCTTGTCGCCTACTGCCttcgccggcgcgagcgcaacCAGCAGCCATCCGAGGTTtacgacaaggacggcagcgacgtgtcgtcgacgcatCAGTTCATGCTCAACAGCGTCCAGACGGCTCTCGAGCGCTCTCTCATCCCTGGAGCCCAGCACCCCTCGCAGCCGGAGCGCGCCCACGTCAGCGAATTTGGCGCGGGCCCTTCAACTcttgccggcgcgggcgctgTGGCTGGTGCTACTGGCCTGGCCGCAGGTGCAGCTGCTACTCACTCGGCGACTCACCTGACGCCTACACCGACATATGGCTCGCGACCAGAAAGCGACCAGAGCCACTACGTGGACGCTGAACAGGGTCCCGAGTACCTCCACGAGCCAGGATCGctcgagggcagcgacgagggccgcgaAACGATCATGCGCTACGACTTCTTTGGCCCCGAACTGCAAACTGGCGAGCTGCCTATGCGGACAGGTCAGCGCatcatcatcctcgacgaTGAGCAGAGCGACGAATGGTGGTACGCGAGAGACCCGGCGACTGGGCAGGAAGGTGTTGTTCCTGCTACCTATG TGTTGTGA
- the PEX19-1 gene encoding Peroxisome biogenesis protein 19-1, translating into MGSDLPAGSSSKPAAPAAAAAAPASGPSSYRSPRVEDEEDDDDLDDLDDVLDSFNAPPKPTLGKRAQPDQSPASAAAPASSSLRPPAGAAAALGAGAGTGLGDLDDEDFEASLVEGMEALLRSLANEHPPGPAADGKKLDTPSKKAVDGAPGLSSEEEEKAFQRAIEMMLSNEGIEALGIDDKAKAGASAPSPRRAPASGGAAAGPSAARATSFEETIRKTMESINAGGANVGAGGDDTDLAALLRQLGSDPSALDGLGDEDDDLGGLLDGMMAQLMSKEVLEEPMAELAAKYPEYLAKPPSTATPADLEKYRQQHKLVQQIVETFKKPGYTDERDGKEVARLVGEMQDLGGPPTEIMGDLPEGFDFANLGNDEQCVIM; encoded by the exons ATGGGCTCAGACCTCCCAGCCGGATCAAGCAGCAAGCCGgccgccccagcagcagcggctgcTGCACCCGCCAGCGGGCCGTCGAGCTACCGCAGCCCacgtgtcgaggacgaggaggacgatgacgacctcgacgacctcgatg ACGTCCTCGACTCGTTCAACGCCCCGCCTAAACCCACTCTGGGGAAGCGTGCCCAGCCAGACCAGTCGCCCGcgtcagcagcagcccccgCCTCTAGCTCGCTACGACCtcctgctggtgctgctgctgccctgggcgcgggcgcgggcacgggcctgggcgacctcgacgatgaGGATTTCGAggcctcgctcgtcgagggcatGGAGGCGCTCCTGCGTTCGCTGGCGAACGAGCACCCACCGGGACCAGCagccgacggcaagaagcTCGACACGCCGAGCAAGAAGGCCGTTGACGGCGCCCCTGGCCTGAgctcggaggaggaggagaaggcgtTCCAGCGGGCCATCGAGATGATGCTCTCCAACGAGGGcatcgaggcgctcggcatcgacgacaaggccaaggctggcgcgtcggcaccctcgccgcgccgtgcaCCGGCCTctggcggtgccgccgctggaccaagcgccgctcgcgcaaCGAGCTTTGAGGAGACGATCCGCAAGACGATGGAGTCGATCAACGCTGGTGGTGCGAATgtcggtgctggcggtgacGACACGGACCTCGCTGCGCTGTTGAGGCAGCTCGGCTCGGACCCGTCGgcgcttgacggcctcggcgacgaggacgacgacctcggaggCCTGCTCGACGGAATGATGGCGCAGCTTATGAGCAAGGAGGTGTTGGAGGAGCCAATGGCTGAGCTTGCTGCGAAG TACCCCGAGTATCTCGCCaagccgccgtcgaccgccacccccgccgaccTGGAGAAGTACCGCCAGCAGCACAAGCTGGTTCAGCAGATTGTCGAAACGTTCAAGAAGCCCGGCTAcaccgacgagcgcgacggcaaggaggttgcgcgcctcgttggcgagatgcaggacctcggcggccctCCCACCGAGATCATGGGCGACCTGCCAGAGGGCTTT GACTTTGCCAACCTTGGAAACGACGAGCAGTGTGTGATTATGTAG
- the ADP1 gene encoding putative ATP-dependent permease, with protein sequence MRLGTSAVLGALSLFGLAAAQNCTNYGEASGGTSCLCPAGFNSPQSSNCAQPNCGANIFNPSSTAAPGGNVSSCACTDGWSGPSCTLCSTGASCLTALGKYIDSSSGAGGLASAAVNSTLVCSSSPTVYTVGQLTCSIVQSTIQSLFPLPITLSMTRALNTSKTPGGASTLKSAGMTSSDGEIWAQVWYQGHEQFYCHASGCNQTVSNGTSSSEWVCPELACTCPPGTTFCTGFAGSILGGIITTVKGPLTVDCDTTGACGFKQKDLVGFFGANGLPLTSCKFGECVQQFVISQSEGIHAAIVSNGGLSGGVIAGLAVVGAFLLLVLGILIWGLIARSKARKRVSDGSLEKRGGVGVSWSGVGYEVHAHGRGAYAAVVGWLRGFDTPRRRARLEAEKGIAPGPNGGKVILQNCYGNVPAGSMLAVLGPSGAGKSTLIDILGQKRKAGIVEGKVAYHPEGNDGRRIKVGFVDQSDILAPTSTVYETLLFSARLRLPENVPDSVKQERAQLVLNQLGLSHVADTRIGSGEIRGISGGEMRRVSVGTELVAAPDVLVLDEPTSGLDSVSAARLISLLKSLAEDPNQRTTIIASIHQPSSALYHMFDQVLLLAHGQQLYFGPAGHHPVDFFAEQGHPCPADYNVADHLLDIASEPGLRLRTGVDAMVPSVTHTPYEASYHYSRASEGRSEREMPHNASDEKLSPNAASKYPPGMNMNGNQVDLAQVSKAAGKSWFDAGNNPETTFLTQVAVLSGREIKNLKRDKTLLLAHVALASVSAVFSGGLYFKAKLTIGGFQNRVGSLFFLASLIAFSALSALANVIEVRPLFLRERASSLYSPQAWLTARLLFDIVPLRLLPAAILGIVVYWMVGLAPSAARFFKFLLILLEFCLSTTLYNFMLAACFSHAGVAILLSSLYNLFLMTYAGFFVNLNTIPPVLRWLRYFSTLGYALEALTVNEVGSGIQIIDNLNGVAIDVNGALIMETLFGFQLGHYYRNVLILVAFILGFLASLIFCVFFMLREKR encoded by the exons ATGAGGCTAGGCACCTcggccgtcctcggcgcgctctcgctctTCGGCCTCGCAGCAGCGCAGAACTGCACAAACTATGGCGAGGCTTCCGGCGGCACGAGCTGTCTCTGCCCCGCAGGCTTCAACTCGCCCCAGTCGAGCAACTGCGCCCAGCCAAACTGTGGCGCCAACATCTTCAACCCCAGCAGCACGGCCGCACCCGGCGGCAATgtctcgtcgtgcgcgtgtACCGACGGCTGGAGCGGTCCCTCGTGTACCT TGTGCTCGACCGGCGCGTCGTGCTTGACCGCGCTGGGCAAGTACATCGACTCAAGCTCGGGAGCCGGTGGGCTCGCATCAGCTGCCGTCAACTCGACGCTCGTGTGCTCCAGCTCCCCGACAGTCTACACTGTCGGCCAGTTGACGTGCTCCATCGTCCAGTCGACGATCCAGAGCCTGTTCCCGCTGCCGATTACGCTGTCCATGACGCGTGCGCTCAACACGTCCAAGacgcccggcggcgccagcacgcTCAAGAGCGCAGGAATGACAAGCAGTGACGGCGAGATCTGGGCGCAGGTCTGGTACCAGGGCCACGAGCAGTTCTACTGCCACGCGTCGGGGTGCAACCAGACCGTGTCGAAcggcacgagctcgtccgaGTGGGTCTGCCCCGAGCTCGCGTGCACCTGCCCTCCCGGAACGACGTTCTGTACCGGCTTTGCGGGGTCaatcctcggcggcatcatcACGACCGTCAAGGGCCCACTCACGGTCGACTGCGACACGACCGGCGCGTGTGGCTTCAAGCAGAAGGACCTCGTTGGGTTCTTTGGCGCCAACGGTCTCCCGCTCACGTCGTGCAAGTTTGGCGAGTGTGTGCAGCAGTTTGTCATTTCGCAGTCGGAGGGGATCCACGCCGCCATCGTCTCCAACGGCGGGTTGAGCGGTGGCGTTATCGCCGGACTGGCTGTTGTCGGTGCCTTCCTGCTTCTCGTTCTCGGCATTCTCATCTGGGGCCTGATCGCGCGATCCAAGGCGCGCAAGCGCGTGTCGGACGGCTCGCTCgagaagcgcggcggcgtcggcgtgtcctGGAGCGGTGTGGGATACGAGGTTCACGCCCACGGGCGTGGCGCGtacgctgccgtcgtcggctggctGCGTGGCTTTGacacgccccgccgccgcgcaaggCTCGAGGCAGAGAAGGGCATTGCGCCCGGCCCgaacggcggcaaggtcatCCTGCAAAACTGCTACGGCAACGTGCCTGCCGGTTCCATGCTCGCGGTCCTTGGTCCCAGTGGTGCCGGCAAGTCGACACTCATTGACATCCTTGGCCAGAAGCGCAAGGCAGGTATCGTGGAGGGCAAGGTCGCGTACCACCCTGAGGGGAATGACGGGCGCCGCATCAAGGTCGGCTTTGTTGACCAGTCGGATATCCTCGCGCCCACGTCTACAGTATACGAGACGCTGCTGTTCTCCGCGCGCCTCCGTCTGCCTGAGAATGTGCCCGACTCGGTCAAGcaggagcgcgcgcagctcgtgcTCAACCAGCTTGGTCTCTCCCATGTCGCCGACACTCGTATTGGTTCTGGCGAGATCCGCGGTATCTCGGGTGGTGAAATGCGCCGCGTCTCTGTTGGAAcagagctcgtcgccgcacctgatgtgctcgtgctcgacgagccgacTTCGGGTCTCGACTCGGTCTCGGCTGCTCGCCTCATCTCTCTGCTCaagtcgctcgccgaggacccGAACCAGCGCACGACTATCATCGCCTCCATCCACCAGCCCAGCTCAGCCCTGTACCACATGTTTGACCAggttcttcttcttgcccacGGTCAGCAGCTGTACTTTGGCCCGGCAGGCCACCACCCCGTCGACTTCTTCGCTGAGCAGGGCCACCCCTGCCCGGCCGACTACAACGTCGCTGACCACCTATTGGACATTGCGAGCGAGCCTGGTCTTCGTCTGCGGACCGGCGTCGACGCAATGGTTCCTTCCGTCACCCACACTCCGTATGAGGCGTCGTACCACTACTCGCGCGCGTCCGAGGGACGCAGTGAGCGCGAGATGCCCCACAACGCCAGCGACGAAAAGCTCTCGCCAAACGCCGCATCAAAGTACCCGCCCGGTATGAACATGAACGGCAACCAGGTCGACCTTGCTCAGGTGTCCAAGGCCGCCGGCAAGAGCTGGTTTGACGCCGGCAACAATCCCGAGACGACCTTCCTCACCCAGGTCGCCGTGCTCAGCGGCCGCGAGATCAAGAACCTCAAGCGCGACAAGACTTTGCTGCTTGCTCACGTCGCTCTCGCCTCTGTCTCGGCTGTCTTCTCGGGTGGCCTGTATTTCAAGGCCAAGCTGACGATTGGCGGCTTCCAGAACCGCGTGGGCAGTCTCTTCTTCCTCGCATCGCTCATCGCCTTCTCGGCGCTGAGTGCGCTGGCCAACGTTATCGAGGTTCGCCCGCTCTtcctccgcgagcgcgcgagctcgctctACTCGCCTCAGGCGTGGCTCACTGCTCGCCTCCTCTTCGACATCGTCCCGCTGCGTCTTCTGCCTgccgccatcctcggcatTGTCGTGTACTGGATGGTTGGCCTCGCacccagcgccgcgcgcttctTCAAGTTCCTGCTCATCCTGCTCGAGTTCTGCCTCAGCACGACGCTGTACAACTTTATGCTTGCCGCCTGCTTCTCCCACGCCGGTGTGGCGATCCTCCTGTCGTCGCTGTACAACCTCTTCCTGATGACGTACGCCGGCTTCTTTGTCAACCTCAACACGATCCCGCCCGTGCTCCGCTGGCTCCGCTACTTCTCTACGCTGGGGTACGCGCTCGAGGCTCTGACGGTCAACGAGGTCGGCTCGGGCATCCAGATCATCGACAACCTGAACGGCGTGGCGATTGACGTCAACGGCGCGTTGATCATGGAGACGCTGTTTGGTttccagctcggccactACTACCGCAACGTGCTGATTTTGGTGGCCTTCATTCTGGGCTTCCTCGCCAGTCTCATCTTCTGCGTGTTCTTCATGTTGCGAGAGAAGAGGTAG
- the sec22 gene encoding Protein transport protein sec22: MVRSTTIFRVSDGLPLAASVDDETTEKALTEYKQQSKLIFRRLTPNSEPACSIESGDYTLHYLIVGNVIYMCICDQSYPRKLAFSYLDELSKEFQRSYEGKIDGATRPYAFMGFDTFISKTTRLYRDSRSLTQGGGKAGPSSQLDQLNENLQDVTRIMTKNMEDLLWRGDSLDRMSHLSTSLRSESAKYRKAARRINIDALIRKWAPVGGIGFFVILFIWWRFF, encoded by the exons ATGGTCCGCTCAACGACCATCTTCCGCGTGAGCGACGggctgccgctcgccgcgagcgtcgacgacgagacg ACCGAGAAAGCCCTCACAGAGTACAAGCAGCAGTCCAAGCTCATCTTCCGCCGCTTGACGCCCAACTCTgagccggcgtgctcgatcGAGAGCGGGGATTATACGTTGCA CTACCTCATCGTCGGAAACGTCATCTACATGTGTATCTGCGACCAGTCGTACCCGCGCAAACTCGCCTTCAGctacctcgacgagctgagcAAGGAGTTTCAGCGGAGCTACGAGGGCAAGATtgacggcgcgacgcggccgtaCGCGTTCATGGGGTTCG ACACGTTTATTTCCAAGACGACACGCCTGTACCGCGACTCGCGGTCGCTCACCCAGGGCGGAGGCAAGGCCGGCCccagctcgcagctcgaccagctcaacGAGAACCTCCAGGACGTGACGCGCATCATGACGAAGAATATGGAGGATCTGCTGTGGCgcggcgacagcctcgacc GCATGTCACACCTCTCCACGTCGCTCCGCTCAGAATCGGCAAAGTACAGGAAAGCCGCACGGCGGATCAACATTGACGCCCTGATACGCAAGTGGGCGCCCGTGGGCGGTATTGGCTTCTTCGTCATCCTCTTCATTTGGTGGCGGTTCTTCTGA